The following nucleotide sequence is from Arachis duranensis cultivar V14167 unplaced genomic scaffold, aradu.V14167.gnm2.J7QH unplaced_Scaffold_177812, whole genome shotgun sequence.
TTTTAATTGTTGCAGAAGCCTAAAAGActaagaagaacaaagaacatggaTGACACTGAGCTGAATAACAAAGCAAAATTGATCTTCATTCCTTCACCAGGAATTGGTCACTTGTCTTCAGCTCTTGAATTTGCAAAACTTCTAATCAACCGTTATAACCACCTTTCCATCACAATCCTCTgcatcaagctcactaccaccTCCATTTCTGATTCATATATAAAATCAGATTTATCATCACAATCACAAATCGAACTTGTCAACGTCCCTGAAATAGAACCACTTCCACCAGAGCTGCTATTGAAAGCTCCACTATACTATGTCTTGACCTTTTTGCAGAACCTTGCGCCGCACGTCAAAGAAACTGTGCAAAGCATTTTATCATCCTATCCGAATTCTGGGTCGGAACCAGCTGTTGCGTTGGTTGTAGATTTCGTTTTTGCTTCGCTGATTGATGTGGGAAGAGAACTGAGCATCCCTTCTTATTTATACATGCCATCAAATGCAGGATTTCTAAGTCTCATGCTTTCTCTCCGCAATCGTCGAATGGAGGATGTTTTCAATGATTCTGATCCTGATATACTGATTCCAGGTATCTCAAATCTTGTTCCTTCAATGGTTTTACCTGATGCTCTTTTAAGCAAAGATGGATACGTTCCATGTCACAAGCTAGCGCAGAAGTTCATAGACACCAAAGGTACCATTGTTAACACTTTTATGGAGATAGAGAAGTATGCTATTGATGCATTATCTGATGGGAAAAATCCTCCTATATATGCTATTGGTCCTTTGATTAATCCAAAATCTCATCCAAACTCAAAGTTAGAACAAACCCAATATGATATGATATTGAGATTTCTTGATAACCAAGAAACTTCTTCTGTTGTTTTTCTGTGTTTTGGGAGTAGGGGAAGCTTTAGTCCATCCCAAACAAGGGAAATAGCTACGGCGCTTCAGCGTAGTGGAGTTAGGTTCTTGTGGGCTATGCGTTCACCACCGAACAAAGCCAATGATGATGAGAGTGCCTTGCCAGAAGGGTTCTTAGAATGGATGGAAGGCATGGGAATGATTTGCGAATGGGTGCCACAAATTGAGATTCTTGCACACAAAGCTGTTTGTGGCTTCGTGTCGCATTGTGGTTGGAACTCTATTTTGGAGAGCTTGTGGTTTGGGGTACCAATATTGACATGGCCTATCTATGCAGAACAGCAACTGAATGCTTTTAGGATGGTGAAAGAGTTTGGATTAGCATTGGAGTTAAAACTGGAATATAGAACTGGAAGTGATGTTGTAATGGCAGATGAGATAGAGAAAGGACTGAAAAAATTGATGGAGAAAGATAGTATTGTGCACAAGAAGTTGCAAGAGATGAAAGATATGGCTAGGAATGCTGTCCTTGATGGTGGATCATCTTTCAATTCTATTGGAGAGTTCGTTGATAGTATATGAGCTTGTGTTACATGCACTCAAAAGTCAAAATTTATTGTACACTCAGTTGATTCACTTTTCTTTGCTATATTGTGTAGTAGAATAAAAGTAAGCTGGCTCAATGtccggaaaaaaaaaaaaaaaactagtataaaaataatttctaatgTGATATCATAAGCAGGTAGCAACTGACGATGACTATGGTATTTCATTGATATACGTGTTCCTTGCTTAGAATCAGTGAATAAAGAACCTCAAAATGTTTATTTTCAGTATCCATAGACTATCAAATACTATCAGCCTGTATGAATCATAAGACTATTACTAGTTACTAGTTACTAGTTAAAGAAGAAAGAGGGGAGAACTCCAAACAATAGTTTCTTAGTTGTTGAGAAATGTTATTATTGGAACACTCCATAATTATTTAAGCAATAAAATTACTATTAAATAAAtgtccttttttttctttctctatgtTTAATATAGGAGTAATAAAAGTTATTAAATTTTCCTAGCTAGCGTCCTATCTTTGCAGTATAGGTtaatgttcataccctgacccaacaGTAAAGGCTCAGGTCCAAACAAAAGGCTAATTCTACGGATTGGGCCTCACTCGGCACCGACCTTCGTCTTACGAAGTCGGTGCTCACCACGACTTGTTCTAAAGAAGTCGGGGACGGgggttagctggcagataagcACTCATTCGAATGAGTAattgcccctaaaatctctctaaccactttCAGTatccatatcttaacctccccaagataaagggacggttaacaccctaaaaaaGTGGCACTACCTCaatggtggttattggttcaccactataaatacactgacattcttcaggtatctctaagtcccaatactctctagacctgctcacgcTCTTGCTGACTTAGGCGTTGGAGTGTCTTTGTAgataccaccccccattctttcacgcgcacaagtcggacggaggccCCCTAGGTGCCGATCCACACGAAGGCCTCCTCTTTCCCACGATTGGGCCAACCAACGTCATCCAATCCATTAATCTCCGGGTTACCCATCGTAACAGTTAAGAAGGTTGAAATGGAGATACTTCAACTATTCAATGATTCAATGCATTCAGtgtctttcttttaaaataatttttgaatttaattttgatcatCACAATATAAAAGTTTTATATGTACGAGTGTGTAAGAATTaagttttgaatttaattttgatcatCACAATATAAAAGTTTTATATGTACGAGTGTGTAAGAATTaagttttgaatttaattttgatcatCACAATTATCTAAAGCCAcatcattaattttatattgattGCATAAATAAATCATCTAAa
It contains:
- the LOC107472584 gene encoding UDP-glycosyltransferase 71K1 encodes the protein MDDTELNNKAKLIFIPSPGIGHLSSALEFAKLLINRYNHLSITILCIKLTTTSISDSYIKSDLSSQSQIELVNVPEIEPLPPELLLKAPLYYVLTFLQNLAPHVKETVQSILSSYPNSGSEPAVALVVDFVFASLIDVGRELSIPSYLYMPSNAGFLSLMLSLRNRRMEDVFNDSDPDILIPGISNLVPSMVLPDALLSKDGYVPCHKLAQKFIDTKGTIVNTFMEIEKYAIDALSDGKNPPIYAIGPLINPKSHPNSKLEQTQYDMILRFLDNQETSSVVFLCFGSRGSFSPSQTREIATALQRSGVRFLWAMRSPPNKANDDESALPEGFLEWMEGMGMICEWVPQIEILAHKAVCGFVSHCGWNSILESLWFGVPILTWPIYAEQQLNAFRMVKEFGLALELKLEYRTGSDVVMADEIEKGLKKLMEKDSIVHKKLQEMKDMARNAVLDGGSSFNSIGEFVDSI